TTTAAACGTGCTTTATTTTAGTGTAAGGAGGAAGAGGCTGTGAAGTACTTAGATGACTTTGCCGAGCTGATTCAAACGGTCCTGACAAACCCAAACTCAAGAGCTCATTATTTTCAGGTAAGTGTCTGAACTGTCCTTATCACCCCTTCATATGTGGTGTCTTTGTCACACAGCCTTTAATCCTGCTACTCTACTCTGCCTCTCTGCAGAATGTGTTTCCTCAGCTGTATGGTCCAGAATATGAGGTGGCACTTCAGAATCTGGTTTTGGAGTTCCTCTTCAGAGTCGAGGAGTTGTTACCAGTGCCAGACTTGAGACAGGTTAGTTTTagtgaactcacacacacacacacacacacacacaaacaaacaaataaataacacacactctacccTACCTTGCCTCCATAAATAGACTGCAGTGTGGCTGCGTGCTGCCCCCTGTGCTTCAGAGGACTGCACCCAGCTACTTGCACATCCTGAAGACCTGCAGAACCTGGTTGCGGTGATGAGTGGTATGCCAGTACTTTAACCAAAAACATTCACTTGTGTCAGACTTGTTGttatgtgtatatttatattCATTGGATTGATTAGACATGCATGGAACAGTTGCGTACTCCAAAGATTTAGGATTTAGGATATTTACTATCATTCATTATCTtgctcatgtactgtatgtagggcttaaagtgttcaggcactgtgcctgaattcaggcgtgAGCTGGACTGGCACATgcttaagatttgaaaatagaCAATGAGACTACAGTATATTCTCATAAgtgtctgataacttcaggcacagacatttgtattgctttaagccctgtgtATGTCACATCACATCTGTATGTTTTCATATCTCTTTCTCATCGTACTCTGTATGCTTCACTCCTCCACAGCTCCTCCTGCATGTCTGATTGAGGAGGAAGTTGTGGTCATCGCTGACCCGTCCAGTCCAGTAGAAGTTATGGAAAGTGTTGTGATCACCGATTCAAGTCAACCTCATGAAATTGTGGAGTGTGATGAACCACAGGAGTTCAACAGTGTCGAATATGTGTCTGATGAAGAGCCCAGTCCTGAAGAGGCTCACGCGTCACAGATTGGAGAGATAGTGAACACAATCCAAAGCTTAAGAGAGGCCGCAAGTGAAGGTGCGTCACAGTTTGATAGCACAAAGACAAACCAACAAATATATGTGATCCAGCAACCTGCAAGACCCAATGAAAAGTCCTCTACCCCCTCCACTGTGTACGTGATAAACCCTGTTGCTGTCAATAAGCGTCGTGCAGAAACGTCAGAAGTCACACCAATCAGTGTGGAAAAATGGATTTCCCAAATAGCAGGCAAAGCCATTTCACTTCCTTTTTTACCAAGCCTGCCCAAATCGAGCATTCCTCGCACCAGAACTGCAAGGCCTCGCTGCCGTTCACGTGGTGACCAGGACAAGACTCTTCTCGGCAAAAAGACCACATCCAGCGACGGCACTTCAGGTGAGTCCCAGGAATCTCCACAAGCTCGAAAGCACCGTGAAACATACACGTGTGACCAGTGTGGCAAAGGCTTTCCCTACCAGTGTCTGTTAGATGACCACGAGCGCACTCACACGGGTCTAAAACCATTCCAGTGCTCCGTTTGCGGGAAGACATTCCGCTCCCGTAGCTTCCTAACAATCCATGAGAAGATCCACTCTAACGTGCGTCCGTTCCAGTGCCAGGTGTGCAACAAGGCGTTCCGGAAGCGTGCAGATGTGGTGAAACACCACCTGGTGCATACGGGCGAGAAACCGTACAAGTGCACGGTCTGCGGGAAGGGTTTCACTCAGGGGTCGTACCTTAAGATTCACCAGGCCTGCCACACCTCGGAGCACGAATACCCTTGTCCTCACTGTGAGAAGACCTTCCCCACGGCCTTCAAGCTGCGCATGCACGAGCGCTACCACACAATGGAGCGGCCCCATCACTGCTCCAAGTGCGGCAAGAGCTTCATCCACCTCTCCATGCTCAAGAGGCACATGGGCTATCACGCGGGCAAGCGCCAGTACCTCTGCTCGCTGTGTGGCAAGGCGTTTGTCTACATGTTCGACCTCAAGAAGCACCAGCGTCAACACGACAAGCCCAAAGAGGAAGTACCTTGCCACATCTGTCAGAAGACCTTCTCTAGCCCCGAGGGGCTGAGGTGCCACATGCGTATCCATTCCGGCGAGCAGCCCTTCCAGTGCCAGGAATGCGGCAAGTCCTTCACCCAGCTGGGAAACCTGAGGAGGCACCAGCGCGTCCACACAGGGGAGCGCCCGTTCACCTGCAAGGTGTGCAACAAGACCTTCAAGCACTCCTCCCACCTGAAGGACCattcacacatccacacaggcACCTGGCCATACCAGTGCGGACAGTGTGGCAAACAGTTCAGGTCCCCCGGGCTCCTAAAGAGGCACGAAAGAACTCACTTGGACCCACAAGAGGGGCGAAGGAGTGGTCGCAGGAAGCAGAACCCACAGAGAACCTGATTTCCTTTGGGTCACtgacatgtttatttttttttttttaagttaaaaGAAGTTCCAAGAGTTCTTGTTGTCTGCAGAAGAGAACATGGCAAGGAGAACTATATCAAGTTCTGTACCTCCTACTATACAAAGTGCAAGATCTAGAGTTGTCCATTTCTGTCAATATTTAGTCCAGTTGTCTGGCTAACTAAAGAACTGTGTTTTGTGGCATACAC
This portion of the Alosa sapidissima isolate fAloSap1 chromosome 22, fAloSap1.pri, whole genome shotgun sequence genome encodes:
- the si:dkey-14d8.1 gene encoding zinc finger and SCAN domain-containing protein 12 produces the protein MTSTEHFKTTTPLPLSSLRLLVSPLRLMSAFMWQVAEYHSIAHYGKLVEFISLVSDAAPRFFNQSQITKLVIQLQTRMILESYRAECPSPMTIQPHLDVLIRLKQSCKEEEAVKYLDDFAELIQTVLTNPNSRAHYFQNVFPQLYGPEYEVALQNLVLEFLFRVEELLPVPDLRQTAVWLRAAPCASEDCTQLLAHPEDLQNLVAVMSAPPACLIEEEVVVIADPSSPVEVMESVVITDSSQPHEIVECDEPQEFNSVEYVSDEEPSPEEAHASQIGEIVNTIQSLREAASEGASQFDSTKTNQQIYVIQQPARPNEKSSTPSTVYVINPVAVNKRRAETSEVTPISVEKWISQIAGKAISLPFLPSLPKSSIPRTRTARPRCRSRGDQDKTLLGKKTTSSDGTSGESQESPQARKHRETYTCDQCGKGFPYQCLLDDHERTHTGLKPFQCSVCGKTFRSRSFLTIHEKIHSNVRPFQCQVCNKAFRKRADVVKHHLVHTGEKPYKCTVCGKGFTQGSYLKIHQACHTSEHEYPCPHCEKTFPTAFKLRMHERYHTMERPHHCSKCGKSFIHLSMLKRHMGYHAGKRQYLCSLCGKAFVYMFDLKKHQRQHDKPKEEVPCHICQKTFSSPEGLRCHMRIHSGEQPFQCQECGKSFTQLGNLRRHQRVHTGERPFTCKVCNKTFKHSSHLKDHSHIHTGTWPYQCGQCGKQFRSPGLLKRHERTHLDPQEGRRSGRRKQNPQRT